Proteins co-encoded in one Nitratireductor kimnyeongensis genomic window:
- a CDS encoding TIGR02302 family protein: MAETTPGHVRTHGRFIRLARTRFATRLTMIVERLWPRILPLVVVISLFVSISWLGLFRLMPDAVRYSVVASLAALAIVSLWPLRSFRRPTSAQIDKRIERANQLAHEPVAAQSDQLAGNRDGFAEALWCEHQKRMAGKLDNLHGDLPKTGVPERDPWGLRAAAALLLVIAAAFSSSPYGGSVLDAFRTRGGAEVVPPRIDAWVTPPTYTRRAPIYLTAEANRDTERFTVPQGSMLALRVTGGSGSETLSYLTADDTESEIAPEGASQSEALSVDTSAQRFAATLTEDGKLRLKRDGQEIDGWLFSVTPDNPPEIHFSEDPKRAVNGALELTYEIEDDYGPTEAHAIFEQASRAPEALPLYSAPELPLALPRRDGRTTAAKTSRDLTEHPWAGSIVKVYLRAIDDAGQEARSETKLFTLPERTFTNPLAKALIEHRRTLALDANMKPRVLAMMDAVMTWPEETLKDLSQFLGVSAAQSRLETAQTDEQLRDVVDYLWEIALIIEDGDLTAAEKRLRQAQEALKNALEGGASEEEIARLMDELRSAMQEFLREFAERAQQNPNMAQQLPENSQMLNQNDLDRMLDQIEELAKSGARDQARELLSQLENMMNNLQAGRSQQGQSGNQQSEMRQQMDELGNLMRRQQELMNETFRMDQMQRGQRNEQGQEGQGQQGEQDQQGQQGQQGQGNGQQPGEGQGMSPQEFADAMRGLQQGQGTLRQDLESLMQGLEGLGIRPGEGFGEAGDAMGEAEGALGEGEGEQAVGEQGRALEALRRGAQDMMNQLQQAMRGEQGGGEQGFRRSDNGRDPLGRPQATTGPDFGDSVEVPDEIDTQRARRILEAIRKRLGDALSPALEKEYLERLLDMQ, encoded by the coding sequence ATGGCTGAAACAACTCCAGGGCATGTACGCACGCACGGTCGTTTTATCCGGCTTGCCCGCACCCGTTTCGCCACGCGCCTTACCATGATCGTGGAGCGCTTGTGGCCGCGCATCCTGCCTCTCGTGGTTGTCATCAGCCTGTTCGTCAGCATTTCCTGGCTGGGTCTCTTCCGGCTGATGCCCGATGCTGTTCGCTATAGCGTCGTCGCAAGTCTCGCTGCGCTCGCTATCGTATCGCTCTGGCCCCTGCGAAGCTTCCGCCGCCCCACATCGGCCCAGATCGACAAACGCATCGAGCGTGCGAACCAGCTGGCGCATGAGCCTGTCGCCGCCCAATCCGATCAGCTTGCAGGAAACCGTGACGGGTTCGCCGAAGCACTTTGGTGCGAACACCAGAAACGAATGGCCGGCAAGCTTGACAACCTCCACGGCGACTTGCCCAAAACGGGAGTTCCGGAAAGAGATCCGTGGGGTTTGCGCGCCGCCGCCGCCCTGCTTCTCGTAATTGCTGCAGCCTTCTCAAGCAGCCCTTATGGTGGCAGTGTTCTGGACGCCTTCCGGACACGTGGCGGGGCCGAAGTCGTGCCGCCCCGTATTGACGCCTGGGTCACCCCACCCACCTATACGCGCCGCGCGCCAATCTATCTGACGGCAGAGGCAAATCGGGACACAGAGCGTTTTACCGTTCCGCAAGGCAGCATGCTTGCGCTCCGCGTGACCGGTGGCTCTGGTAGCGAAACGCTCTCCTACCTCACTGCGGACGACACCGAGAGCGAAATCGCCCCAGAGGGCGCTTCCCAGAGCGAGGCATTGTCGGTGGACACATCCGCTCAGCGTTTCGCCGCCACTTTAACGGAAGACGGAAAACTGCGCCTGAAGCGTGATGGGCAGGAGATTGACGGTTGGCTTTTCTCGGTCACGCCCGACAACCCGCCGGAAATCCACTTTTCCGAAGACCCGAAGCGCGCTGTAAACGGCGCTTTGGAGCTCACCTACGAAATCGAAGATGATTATGGGCCAACCGAAGCGCACGCCATCTTCGAACAGGCATCCAGGGCGCCAGAAGCACTTCCTCTTTACAGCGCGCCTGAGCTGCCTCTCGCGCTGCCGCGCCGCGATGGGCGAACCACAGCCGCAAAAACCTCGCGCGACCTTACCGAACACCCATGGGCCGGCAGTATCGTCAAGGTGTACCTCCGCGCCATCGACGACGCCGGACAGGAAGCGCGAAGCGAGACAAAGCTCTTCACCCTGCCTGAGCGTACTTTCACCAATCCCCTCGCCAAAGCTCTGATCGAACACCGTCGTACGCTCGCACTCGACGCCAACATGAAACCGCGCGTGCTGGCGATGATGGATGCGGTCATGACCTGGCCCGAAGAAACATTGAAAGACCTGTCACAGTTTCTGGGCGTCTCCGCCGCACAATCCAGGCTGGAAACCGCCCAAACAGATGAGCAACTTCGCGATGTCGTCGACTACCTTTGGGAGATCGCCCTTATTATCGAGGATGGCGACCTGACAGCGGCTGAAAAACGTCTGCGTCAGGCACAGGAGGCCTTGAAGAACGCATTGGAGGGAGGCGCGAGCGAAGAGGAAATCGCCCGTCTCATGGACGAGTTGCGCAGCGCCATGCAGGAGTTCCTCCGCGAATTCGCGGAACGCGCGCAGCAGAATCCGAACATGGCGCAGCAATTGCCGGAAAACAGCCAGATGCTGAACCAGAACGATCTGGATCGCATGCTCGATCAAATCGAAGAACTGGCCAAGTCAGGCGCCCGCGATCAGGCTCGGGAGCTGCTATCCCAGCTCGAAAACATGATGAACAATCTGCAGGCAGGTCGGTCCCAGCAAGGCCAGTCAGGCAACCAGCAATCGGAAATGCGCCAGCAGATGGATGAGCTCGGCAATCTCATGCGACGTCAGCAGGAGCTGATGAACGAAACCTTCCGCATGGACCAGATGCAGCGCGGCCAACGAAATGAGCAAGGGCAAGAGGGCCAGGGCCAGCAGGGCGAACAAGACCAGCAGGGCCAACAAGGCCAGCAAGGTCAGGGCAACGGCCAACAGCCCGGCGAAGGTCAGGGCATGTCACCGCAGGAATTCGCCGATGCCATGCGCGGTTTGCAGCAAGGTCAAGGTACGCTCCGCCAGGATCTGGAAAGCCTGATGCAGGGTCTTGAGGGACTGGGCATCAGACCAGGTGAAGGGTTCGGCGAAGCCGGTGACGCCATGGGCGAAGCCGAAGGTGCGTTGGGAGAAGGCGAAGGTGAGCAGGCCGTCGGCGAACAGGGACGCGCGCTGGAAGCCCTGCGCCGTGGGGCCCAGGACATGATGAACCAGTTGCAGCAGGCCATGCGCGGCGAGCAGGGCGGCGGTGAACAGGGTTTTCGGCGAAGCGACAATGGACGAGACCCGCTCGGTCGCCCACAGGCAACCACAGGCCCTGATTTTGGCGATTCCGTCGAGGTTCCCGATGAAATCGACACCCAGCGCGCGCGCCGCATTCTCGAGGCGATTCGAAAACGCCTCGGCGACGCCTTGAGCCCCGCGCTTGAAAAGGAATATCTGGAGCGGCTGCTCGATATGCAGTGA
- a CDS encoding response regulator: protein MAKLLIVEDDESVRNFTARALSAAGHTVQTAGDGLEGLEMIKATAGDYDLVLSDIRMPAMDGIEMARAVADAFPGLRLLLMTGYADQRERALELEGTVAGVVNKPFTLSELRQRVGEALAA from the coding sequence ATGGCTAAGCTTTTGATCGTCGAGGACGACGAGTCCGTCCGTAATTTTACCGCCCGCGCATTGAGTGCTGCAGGTCATACCGTGCAAACCGCGGGTGATGGTCTCGAGGGACTCGAGATGATTAAAGCCACGGCTGGAGATTATGATCTCGTCCTGTCGGATATCCGCATGCCCGCAATGGACGGCATTGAGATGGCACGGGCCGTCGCAGATGCGTTTCCAGGGCTGCGGCTGCTTCTCATGACAGGATATGCGGATCAGCGCGAAAGGGCGTTGGAGCTCGAAGGCACGGTGGCCGGTGTCGTGAACAAGCCTTTCACGTTGAGCGAGCTACGCCAGCGCGTTGGTGAAGCGCTGGCTGCCTGA